CACAGCGCAAAAAATCCTGGCGACCCTGGAAGGCAAAATGGCCAAGTTCGCCCTAATCCGCGGGGCCGAGAAACCCACCGAAGCCGTCCCATTGGAAGATTTCAAAGAACGGGTCCATGACGTCATGGTAAAACAACTGGGGCACAAGGCAAGGGAGGCCAAGGAGATGATCGCTGCTGCATTAAAAAGAAATAGCAACATCAACACAGCCGAAGAGCTCTTTGAAGAGGTCTACCGCGGTGAGGCCATTTGATGGGAGACCAGGATTCCGGAAAAAGTCTAGCAGTTGATGTGAACACTGGCGGCGTGTCCCGTGACAGGGTCAACCATCAAGAGGCAGCATCAGAATTTGTGAGCCTCAGGCCCAAGAACTTAGGGGAATATATAGGTCAAGCAGAGGTTATAGAGACCCTTGCTATTGCCATTGAGGCTGCGCTTCAGCGGAAGGAGCCACCGGATCACATCCTCTTTCATGGCCCTCCTGGCCTGGGAAAGACAACCCTTGCCCATATCATTGCCGAGGAGATGGGAGTAAACATTACGGTGACCAGTGGTCCAGCCCTGGAAAAGGGTGGAGATCTGCTAGGCATTTTAACCCATCTGGAAGAAGGGGACGTACTCTTTGTTGATGAGATGCACCGCCTTCCGAGAGTGGTCGAAGAATTTCTCTATCCGGCCATGGAAGATTTTGCAGTCGATTTTATCTTTGACAAAGGCGTTCATGCAAGAAGTCACCGGTACCGCCTGGAACGTTTTGTTCTGGTGGGCGCCACCACCCGGGCAGGGTCACTCTCTGCCCCACTGCGTGAACGCTTCGGCATATTCAGGACACTTGATTTCTACTGTGAAGACGATCTTGTTCGGATCGCAAAACGTTCGGCAGCCATTCTGGATGTCAAAATCGATACTGACGGGGCGTACGAGATCGCCCGCCGGTCTCGAGGCACCCCCAGGATCGTTAATCGGCTCCTGAAACGCGTAAGAGACTTCACCCAGGTCAGAGGCACCGGCATCATCGACAAAGATACTGTCCACAAAGCCCTGGAGCTTGAAGGGGTGGATGAAAAGGGGTTGACAATTCTCGACAGAAAGCTCTTAAGAGCAATCATCGATTTTTACAAAGGCGGCCCTGTGGGCATCGAGGCCATTGCCGCTACACTGCAAGAGGAGTCTGACACCCTGGTGGATATGGTGGAGCCCTATCTGTTGAAGTTGGGGTTGCTCACCCGCACATCGGCCGGCCGCAAGGTCACTGAACAAGCCTACCGACATTTCGGCCTTTCCGTACAACAGGGGCTGTTTGGATAAGTATTCGCGTCCAGAGGCATTTCGACGGCATACCGAACCAACTATGGCAAAGCCAATGACTCTTTCAGCCGTCCGCCTGCGGGCCGTAGCCTTCGGGCTCTCCGCCATAGGCTTCGACCCGCAGGCTGGCGGAGAGCTCGTAGCCAAGGCTACTTTCCGGCCTTCGTAGCCGTTGCCGCTTCGGCGGAGTAGGCTGGCGAAGTCGGCGACGTGGTCAAGAAGACCATGTTTTCCATGTGAACAATGAAGCAGACAATCCCGGTCATAACCTTGCTCACAGATTTTGGCCTTAAAGACGAATACGTTGGCGCGATCAAAGGGGTCATCCTGTCAATCAATAGCAGGGTTCAGCTAGTTGATATTTCCCACAACTTGACCAGGCACGATATCTTGCAAGCGGCCCTGATAATCAAAGGCGCATTCAGGTATTTCCCAAAAGGCTCCATCCATGTGATCGTAGTTGATCCCGGCGTGGGCGGAAAGAGAAAGGTCATCTGCCTCAAGAAGGAAGGGCACGTTTTTGTTGCCCCCGACAATGGCGTACTGAGCTTGGTTACTCAGGATGGAAAGGCGGATGAGATATATGCCGTAAGCACCCAGGCATACTTCCTGAAGCCGGTGAGCAATACGTTCCACGGCAGGGACATCATTGCCCCTGTGGCTGCCCACTTGTCAAAAGGAGCAGCTTTGCCTAGCCTCGGAGAAAAACTGACGCTTGATGACATCAACACGCTGGATATACCTGTTCCCTTCTTGTCTTCCGATGGGAGACTGCTGGCCGGAGAAATAATCTCAATCGATCATTTCGGAAATCTCATCACCAACATCGATCAGAAAACGTTTGAGATCTTCACGGGAAAAAGGAAGTCAGGAACTGTAGTCATCGGCCTTGGAAGTTCCACAATCCAAGGTGTCTCAGAATCTTATGACACGGTAAAGGTGGGCGATCCTTTAGCCATCTTCGGAAGCCGAAACCTGCTTGAAATATCCGTAAACCAGGCAGATGCCAGCTCCTATTTTAGGGCCCGCGTCGGACTGGCTGTAAATGTAGAGGTTTTGACCAAAAAGAACTGATGATTAACGACGTTTCGAAATTACTTATTTGGGGACGTCATGTTTTTGCTTTTTCGCTCTTGACGCCGAGGAAAGAGTTGAGATTCAGGCTCTGCATCTTGGCAACCCTTTTTTTCGCTTCACAGCCGGACACAGTATTTAGCCACCCCCATGTTTTTGTCGACAATTCCATAGAGATCGTGTTCAATAAAAAAGGTTTGGCGGGGTTCGAGGTGAGGTGGATTTTTGATGAAATGTTCAGCAGTATGCTTGTTCACGATTTTGACAAGAATATAAATGGAAAATTTGAGGCCGACGAAATAGAGCAGGTAAAAAACGGGGCGTTTTCTAATCTAAAAAAATTTCAGTATTTCACTTACATCAAAATCAACGGCAAGCCATTTAGAGTGCAATTCGTCAAGGGCTTCTCCGCAAAGATCGAGAAGGATAAGGTTTCCTATCGTTTTTTCGTGCCGTGCCATGTTCAGGCCATTTGTGCATTCAAGGAAGTCAAAATATCCATTTATGACAAGAGCTTTTATTCCAGCCTTTTTTTGACAAAGACCCCTGTCAGTTTTCAAAACGCTTCATCGTATGACTATCAGTACAATATTGGTAAGAACACCAAGGAGCCGTATTATTTCGGACAAATTTATCCTGAAGAGCTCACCATTAAATTCAGGATCAAAGATGAATAGAGTATTTTGGGCCGTTTTTTGCTGTTTCCTGTTTTTTTCGCCATTGACCAGCACGGCTGGAGACAACCCTTTTGTTTCAAAAGAACCCCGGAAAACGAGCGCTGATCTTCCCACACATGCCTCCGAGATCTTCACGAAAGTTGCTTTATGGCAGCACAAACTCAATAATGAATTGACCCGATTAACCAAAGAGCTAAAGACGACCAAATCCAAGAATGCCCTCATCCCGCTAATTCTCCTCGCTTTCCTTTATGGCGTCATACACGCAGCAGGTCCTGGTCATGGGAAAACAATCTCCTTTTCTTACTTCCTATCGGGAAGAAGCCAAGTCAGGAAAGGCATTCTTCTGGGCAATTTGATCTCCTTTCTTCATACCTTTTCCGCAGTGTTCATTGTCCTGGGCATCTATTTCATTTTTAAGAAATCTTACCTGTCATCCTTCGAGACCGTTTCTCAAAAGCTCAAGATAGTTAGTTTCAGCCTGGTTGTTTTGATTGGACTGGCGCTATTGATCAGCAGTTTGCTTAGCCTACGGCAAAACCATCTTCAGAAAGGAGAAGCGGACAGGGCCATTAGTTGGCTGGATCACAAAGGTATTTTGCCTATCGCCATTGCTGTTGGCGTCGTGCCTTGTCCGGGCGTTGTGATCATTATGTTGTTCAGCCTTTCCCAGGACCTCTTGGCTATAGGCCTCATGTTGTCCTTTTTCATGGCTTTGGGAATGGGCATGACTATTTCATTTGCAGGTGTTCTGAGTATTGTGGGACAAGAGGGCGTGCTAAAGTGTTTTTCCGGAAGGAATAAGGCCCGCATCTATGGCCAGCGGGCTTTATCCGTCCTTGGATCATTGTTGATAGTGTTGTTTGGGATGATCTTGCTTCTGGGGGCTATCTGAAGTGGCAAACATGAGAAAAGAAATGGTGAGAACGATTTGTATCATTTTGGCCCAAATTATTACGTCAAGCCTTCTTAATAGCAGCCCCCTTTTTGAGTCCCTCCCTGAATCCCACAGAAGGTTCCTTTGCCCGCGATAGTCTCCGCTTCTTAAAATCTTCGACAGCGCTGCGTACCGTCCCTGTTGCCCCCAAGTAGATTCGTATCGTTGCGTCCTGCAGCGTAACAAAGGCGTTGTGCCCCACGTTGCCGGTCAACACAGTCTTAACCCCTTTGCCGGTCAGAGAT
The genomic region above belongs to Deltaproteobacteria bacterium and contains:
- a CDS encoding NifB/NifX family molybdenum-iron cluster-binding protein, with protein sequence MKVAITSKGKSMDSEIEPRFSRSPFFVIVDTETGGVKAFENPGASAKDAACVDAVQSLTGKGVKTVLTGNVGHNAFVTLQDATIRIYLGATGTVRSAVEDFKKRRLSRAKEPSVGFREGLKKGAAIKKA
- a CDS encoding SAM-dependent chlorinase/fluorinase, with product MKQTIPVITLLTDFGLKDEYVGAIKGVILSINSRVQLVDISHNLTRHDILQAALIIKGAFRYFPKGSIHVIVVDPGVGGKRKVICLKKEGHVFVAPDNGVLSLVTQDGKADEIYAVSTQAYFLKPVSNTFHGRDIIAPVAAHLSKGAALPSLGEKLTLDDINTLDIPVPFLSSDGRLLAGEIISIDHFGNLITNIDQKTFEIFTGKRKSGTVVIGLGSSTIQGVSESYDTVKVGDPLAIFGSRNLLEISVNQADASSYFRARVGLAVNVEVLTKKN
- the ruvB gene encoding Holliday junction branch migration DNA helicase RuvB — its product is MGDQDSGKSLAVDVNTGGVSRDRVNHQEAASEFVSLRPKNLGEYIGQAEVIETLAIAIEAALQRKEPPDHILFHGPPGLGKTTLAHIIAEEMGVNITVTSGPALEKGGDLLGILTHLEEGDVLFVDEMHRLPRVVEEFLYPAMEDFAVDFIFDKGVHARSHRYRLERFVLVGATTRAGSLSAPLRERFGIFRTLDFYCEDDLVRIAKRSAAILDVKIDTDGAYEIARRSRGTPRIVNRLLKRVRDFTQVRGTGIIDKDTVHKALELEGVDEKGLTILDRKLLRAIIDFYKGGPVGIEAIAATLQEESDTLVDMVEPYLLKLGLLTRTSAGRKVTEQAYRHFGLSVQQGLFG
- a CDS encoding DUF1007 family protein: MINDVSKLLIWGRHVFAFSLLTPRKELRFRLCILATLFFASQPDTVFSHPHVFVDNSIEIVFNKKGLAGFEVRWIFDEMFSSMLVHDFDKNINGKFEADEIEQVKNGAFSNLKKFQYFTYIKINGKPFRVQFVKGFSAKIEKDKVSYRFFVPCHVQAICAFKEVKISIYDKSFYSSLFLTKTPVSFQNASSYDYQYNIGKNTKEPYYFGQIYPEELTIKFRIKDE